The following proteins are encoded in a genomic region of Entelurus aequoreus isolate RoL-2023_Sb linkage group LG01, RoL_Eaeq_v1.1, whole genome shotgun sequence:
- the tsr2 gene encoding pre-rRNA-processing protein TSR2 homolog, with translation MSVPSNMAAPGDSRAVFTDGVRAVLHTWPVLQIAVDNGFGGVYGQQKADWMADVVQQYFHDNTDLEQCEVEDYIATLMDQEFHTVVDDGSLPQVCVGLMQMFSQWQQGALEQLTHSIQSLTQNKTLRAKVTAAPTPSDSESDEETQAMECETTSVNTTNHHPPPPQDEDGWTLVQKRK, from the exons ATGTCTGTCCCATCCAACATGGCGGCGCCCGGGGATTCGCGTGCGGTTTTCACCGACGGAGTGCGAGCGGTGCTGCACACCTGGCCCGTTCTTCAG ATCGCGGTGGACAACGGCTTCGGAGGAGTCTACGGGCAGCAGAAAGCCGACTGGATGGCGGACGTGGTCCAGCAGTACTTCCACGACAACA CCGACCTGGAGCAGTGTGAAGTGGAAGACTACATCGCCACCCTCATGGACCAGGAGTTCCACACGGTGGTGGATGACGGCAGCTTACCGCAG GTGTGCGTTGGTCTGATGCAGATGTTCAGCCAGTGgcagcagggggcgctggagcagcTCACACACTCCATCCAATCCCTGACACAGAACAAGACTCTTAGGGCAAAGGTCACGGCCGCGCCCACACCGTCAGATTCAGAGAGTGATGAAGAGACACAG gcgaTGGAGTGTGAGACGACTTCAGTCAACACAACaaatcatcatcctcctcctcctcaagacGAAGATGGATGGACGCTGGTTCAAAAGAGAAAGTGA